A stretch of DNA from Triticum dicoccoides isolate Atlit2015 ecotype Zavitan chromosome 2A, WEW_v2.0, whole genome shotgun sequence:
aatactaaaaaaTGGATCTCTTCCAGTGGTAACTATACTAAAAAATTGTGTTCATGTACCCAGTGAAAATATATAGTGCATGTAGTACATATCAGGCTTCGTATAACAATCGGAGTATTGGCACCATGGTCGCAAGGTAATAAGCAATTTATATCCAAGACTATGCGGATGGATACCTTGGATCTCAGCCGATGGAAAACTTACTGCATACTGCAAACCCTGCGCTTCGGGCACAACAAACTGTGTCCACAACAGTTAAGGATACGTGTATCACGTAACCACAAATACACGTTCTAAATAGTAGTTTTCCGTCATATGGTGTTCTAAGTTTTAGTTTTAAGTTTCTAAATttgttcacaaatatttttaatgaTTTACAGTACGTCAGCTACCCCATGCAGATGCATGGGATGATAACTAGTGCCATTCTAAGACTGAATAGCACTACAGTACCGGCGATGGATGTAATGAACTATGCATTTATTTTAGGCTGATGTGATTACTACATCCTACAGTTGTATACTGATGGGGTAAACACGCCACAAGAGATTTTGGTATAGATAATAGTGTATTGAGCGCATGCCTTTTGCACATATAATTTCAAGTAAATAAAATATAATACACAGTTGTAGGTTCAACCAAAATTAGAAATCTCTCCGCGTAATGAGAGTACATAGCCCTTGATTATAGTATAATAGTACATCTCTCTCCGGGGCTCATATGAACCTTAAAATAAACATAAATTTACTTGTCTAAAAGCTAGATACAAAGGTGACACAATGGATATATTTCTCGAAGAATCAACCTTCTAGCATGCTTGCCATGGTAAACTACATGTAAAAGATGATTTAACTTGACATAGAGTCCATCACAGATTTGATGTCATTAGCGATATTCTTGGCATCTGTTGCAATACCAGCTAATCCTCTCCTCGCCAACCCAGCACAGTAAAGCCCATTTCCACCTTTCCAATGATTCGGATATTTTTGGATGGGCAGTCCGTTGCCATTTAATATGCTCTCACCATTCTGGATTAAAAACACATAGACCCTGTTAGCAGATTTAATAATGGTTACACCAAGAAAACAAACCCAGACATGTTCAAACACAAGCTATATTACCTTGAGCCACATATTTGCCGTGCTTTTGTATCCAGTTGCAAACACAATTGCATCAAATGGCATTCTTTTGCTGCATTGAAATTTAATTATGTTGCCCTTGATCTTACTAATGCTCCCTTGAACCTTTAGgagataaaaaatacattgataacTTGGCATATCAAATCAACATATGTTATAAATTTATGTCATGTCAAGGATATACTTACTTTGATGATGCCTTTTTTGATCAATCCAACAGTCCCAACATCAATTACTGCAGATCGGCCTGTTTCTGATTTGAGGGTCATTGGACCCATTTTCGGCCTTGTGATGCCATGCTGTGACAGGTCTCCAAATATTAAATACGCTGCCATCACAAGGAGTTTATCCACTAGATTCAATGGAAGACGGTGAGCAAGTGTCATCCCCAAACGAATTAATTCCTTTGTCATTACATGAATCTGCAACCACAAAACATGTCACACCTCTTTTGAAGTATGCATTATAAAAATAGAGTTTCTTCTTTCAAGAAATAAATTTTTGTCATGTGGTTCCTCTAGTCTTTCAGTTGTTTGTGTGTGATATAAAACAGTCCATCTCTTTTGCTATGTGAAATACTTCCTATTAGTAATAACACTAAAAATTGCATCTACTCTATTAATAACTATACTAAGAGTTTGCGTTCATGCATCCAATGAAAATATATAGTGCATGTACGTACCGGGCTTCGTATAACAATCGATGTGTTGGCACCATGGGTCGCAAGGTCATAAGCAATTTCCATCCCGGAGTTGCCAGATCCAATGACCAATACATTCTTGCCAGAGTAGCTCTTGCCTGACTTGTAGCTTGAGGAGTGGATAACATCACCTGGAAAGTTTTCCAGTCCAGGGAACATTGGAATATTCTCTGCACTATTCTCACCACTTGCCACAACAAGAAACTTCGCCGTGAACTTGACTGTGGTGCACTTTGACATGTCCTTTGCCACAATGGACCAACatttttcatcattgtcatatgtgGATGACTCCACGCTGGTGAGATACTTTGGTTGAATGTTGAAACGCTCAACATAGTCATCCATGTACTTCACAAACAAGGTTTTTGGTATGTACGTTGGTGCATCTACAGGGTATGACATGTGTGGCAACTCACAGAACTCCTTTGCGAGATGCAGCTTGAGGCGATCATACGCGCGGTTGCGCCAGAGTGACACGCTACAGCTCTCGCGCTCGACGATGGCATAAGGAATTGAGAATTGGCTAAGGCATGCTGCCCTTGCGAGGCCTGCTGGCCCAGCACCAACAATCAACACTGTAACACCCTCCATTTCAAAGAGAAGACTTGACAAAGTTGTGGGATAAGTTCGGTGGTAGTCCAGTGTTTGTGTGTTTGCTCGATGAACTTTGGATGACATGCTCGTGTATGGGGGCATATATATACTGGTATCCTTCATGGGCCAATCTGTTTTATGGATTGAGGGATGAAAAAGGTAAATATTTATTGAGGCCTAATCCTAGTGTGTAGGAGTATTTCCATCTAAAAATGGAGCCGTTGTTGGTTGTGAAGGCGTGTACTGATACAAAATAGGTAGGAAACACACCGTTGAtcgattgttggtattggaaacttATCGACCATCTTTTTCATGTGTAGATTAAAGATTCTTCATGTTTCTTTCCTTTTGAATCGTCACCAATGACAATTACTACTCTAATAATATTCAAGTGTTTCTTCCTCTTTGTATACGATATAGGATATTATAAGGATAAGTCTGATTTCCAAACACACATTTATAGGCAAAGTCAAATATAATGTGGATGACAAAAGGAAACAATCATCTGAGAAGGATTTGTTACCAACCATGTTAACCGGTTTTGTCGGCTAGTTTTTTATCCGGTTCAGTTGTATGACGGTCAGTTTTGGTTTTGCCTCCGGTTGAGTTGACGACCATTGCCATACCTTTGGTGTCAACACAACGAGCCGTTCGATGTTGTGAACAAAAAGAAGTGGAACTTtagttcaaatatttgaaaccattttttttaatataaattcATTTCTATACTGAACACTCGTTTAATGTGAGGCCATATTTTAACTTTGGTACATGCATATTGTCCTATGCCTGAACATCAAATTGAACGCTCATTGTATTTTTAACTCTACACACCAGAGTGTGGATATATTTTGTTAAAAAGATAATAAACCAATTTACTGAAAATCAAAATTGTCAATCCTGTCTCAATGCGGTTTTGCAAACTTCTGTGGTTCCAAACTGACTGACACAGATTAGTCACAATTGTACGCAACTTCCATGCAAAACTGAACTGGAGAAGTGGATCACGTACAGTTCATCGGATTTTGATTTGCCCAACAGAATAATACACTACCTTCTGTGACTTACATTTAGCATGGCACAAACTGCAGACTAAACCTATCGAACATATGATTACATTCAATTTATGACCGTCGAGTCCAAATGATTTCAACATCTACCAGACTACCACTCTGACTCATGCAGTTGGATCTTCTAAAGACTTGTCTGCTGGGTACGTATATTCAGGCCTTCCTCACATGAAGGATCGTGTGGTACAGACAAGTAGCATCTTCTCTCCTTTCCAGATAGTCACTTCCCTTGGATCATTTATTCGTGCGGAGATACTCCCGCATTTCTTGGTGGAACTCCCCACTCACTATCATCCGCATCTTCTTCGCGTCCTCCCACAACAAGTACCGTTATCCCTTGCGTGGTCACAATATTGATCGAACATGTCCTACGCAAATAAGCGGCACCCAGATGTAAGTATAGTGGTAATCAGACTACTAGAGTACAGGTTTTGAAATGTGTCCAAGCACCGTCCATCCGCAAGGAGCTGGAAGGGTTTGATGGGTGAAGGGTTTATTAATCCAACTGTCCCAACTCAATCGTTGTGGGTCGGTTGGTTTCGAACTTGAGGGTCATTCGACCATttttggttttgggccttgtgacGCCATATACCTCGATCGATCTCCAAATATGACATTCGCTACCATCACAAATACGTCACCCACTAGATTTAGTGAAACAAAGTGAGCAAGTGTCATCCCAACTAAATTAATTCTCTTGTCATCACATGAATCTGCAACCAAAAGACATGTCACGCCTCTTTTGAAGCATGCCTGATAGAACAAAATTTCATAGAATTTCTTCTTTCAATTGTTATTTTTTGTCATGTAGTTCCTCTAGTTGTGTTGCCGTTTGTGTGTGATATGAAACAGTCCATCTCTTATATATGTGAAATACTTTCTATTAGTAATAATACTGAAAAATGCATCTCTTCTACGTAACCACAAATTCACGTTCTAAATAGTAATTTTACGTCATATGGTGTTCCAAATTTTAGATTTAAGTTTCTAAATCAGTTCACAAATAATTTTAATGATTTATTAGTACGTCAGCTAGCCCATGTAGTTTCAAACGTTGAGAATTTGTGCCATTCGAAGACTGAATAGTACGTGGAGGATCTCCTCctgttgctcctgctgctgcttgaGGGCCTCGCGGAGGATCTTGGCGCTGACGGAGGAGGGCACgaactcctcctcctcggcctggtGGCGCTTGGCGGCACCGGAGCGACAACGCTTCCCGGCGTCAGCCACCGCATCGGCGTCGGCGCCGAGCGGCAGGCGGCTgcccttgggctgcttcttggaggactTGTGCTTCTTGCCAGTCATGGCCGCTGGCTCGGGCCTCGGTGGTGGTCTGCCGGGTAGGAGGTGGGGCAGCGGGGGACGGAGGTggggagggagacggcggcgctgCATAGTAAAACCCTAGAGGAGGAAGGAGGATGGCGGATTGGCGGGTTTTGTTTTTGTGGACTTGTGGACTTGTGGAGGCCTCGCTCGTCATTGCTGGgcttgcttgcttcttctccttgcttAAGGGGCAGGCCCATCATGTCATACTCAGGAGGCTGGCCGAACAATGCCTCAGATTTTTTTGAATGATTTGAAGATTGCTCGAACAATGCATCAGTTAAATGTGCTATTTTGAAAAAAGGGAAATCAGAATACAGAGGTACACTCCACCAATCCATGAGCGTGTTAATATCATATTTTAGTTACTGGTTATAGTTGCTTTTAGCTAATTCAAGTTTGGCATTAGCAATCTTTGCCATGCGAGTATATTTTGTCTTGGAAGTCAGTAAATTCCAATGAGACATCAGTTGATAAAAGCAATAGACAAAACTGGGAGAAGCTCATCCACTATATATGCTTTATTCCGTCAATTCACATTGTAAAAAAGGGTACTTATGATTTCTTATTGTCTTGATTCAAATGATGTTCTATATATCCCATCGACACTTTTATAAATCCAACGTTGGTGTttctccaaaaagaaaacaaatgattGCTTGTTATGCCTTCAAATATAATGAACATTCAGTATATATGCAAGTAGCCGCCTTCTTCATCATGTAAGTGCCTTATTTCTGAAATATATAATTGCGCATTTGAGTCAGATCTATATATCTAGGTAGATGACTAGGATCTCTCTAGAAGTGCCAACTAGAAAACAAACCGACATTATGAGAGAAAAGTTCTACTTATTATTTTCAACTATAAAAATATGAGTAATGAGGCAGATTCCTCCAAATATTCCAAATACTTTGATGATGATTTTTTTATTAATCCAACAGTCCCAACATCAATCACTATGGATCGGTAGGTTTCTAACTTGAGGGTCGTTGTGATCCATttttggttttgggccttgtgatGCAATGCCTCCATAGGTCTCCAAATATGAAATTCGCTGCCGTCACAAAGAGGTTATTCACTAGATTTAGTGAAAGATGGTGAGCAAGTGTCATCCCAACTGAATAAATTCTGTTGTCATCACATGAATCTGCAACCAAAAGACATGTCACACCTCTTCTGAAGCATGCAGGATAAAACAAAATTACATAGAATTTCTTCTTGCAAAAGTTAATTGTTTGTCATGTAGTTCCTCTAGTCGTCTGTTTGTTTGTGCGTCATATCAAACAGTCAATCTCTTATATATGTGAAAACTTTctattagtaataatactaaaaaaTGGATCTCTTCCAGTGGTAACTATACTAAAAAATTGTGTTCATGTACCCAGTGAAAATATATAGTGCATGTAGTACATATCAGGCTTCGTATAACAATCGGAGTATTGGCACCATGGTCGCAAGGTAATAAGCAATTTATATCCAAGACTATGCGGATCGATACCTTGGATCTCAGCCGATGGAAAACTTACTGCATACTGCAAACCCTGCGCTTCGGGCACAACAAACTGTGTCCACAATAGTTAAGGATACGTGTATCACGTAACCACAAATACACGTTCTATATAGTAGTTTTCCGTCATATGGTGTTCTAAGTTTTAGTTTTAAGTTTCTAAATttgttcacaaatatttttaatgaTTTATAGTACGTCAGCTACCCCATGCAGATGCATGGGATGATAACTAGTGCCATTCTAAGACTGAATAGCACTACAGTACCGGCGATGGATGTAATGAACTATGCATTTATTTTAGGCTGATGTGATTACTACATCCTGATGGGGTAAACATGCCACAAGAGATTTTGGTATAGATAATAGTGTATTAAGCGCATGCCTTTTGCACATATAATTTCAAGTAAATAAAATATAACACACAGTTGTAGGTTCAACCAAAATTAGAAATCTCTCCGCGTAATGAGAGTACATAGCCCTTGATTATAGTATAATAGTACATCTCTCTCCGAGGCTCATATGAACCTTAAAATAAACTTAAATTTACTTGTCTAAAATCTAGATACAAAGGTGACACAATGGATATATTTCTCGAAGAATCAACCTTCTAGCATGCTTGCCATGGTAAACTACATGTAAAAGATGATTTAACTTGACATAGAGTCCATCACAGATTTGATGTCATTAGCGATATTCTTGGCATCTGTTGCAATACCAGCTAATCCTCTCCTCGCCAACCCAGCACAGTAAAGCCCATTTCCACCTTTCCAATGATTCGGATATTTTTGGATGGGCAGTCCGTTGCCATTTAACATGCTCTCACCATTCTGGATTAAAAACACATAGACCCTGTTAGCAGATTTAATAATGGTTACACCAAGAAAACAAACTCAGACATGTTCAAACACAAGCTATATTACCTTGAGCCACATATTTGCCGTGCTTTTGTATCCAGTTGCAAACACAATTGCATCAAATGACATTCTTTTGCTGCATTGAAATTTAATTATGTTGCCCTTGATCTTACTAATGCTCCCTTGAACCTTTAGgagataaaaaatacattgataacTTGGCATATCAAATCAACATATGTTATAAATTTATGCCATGTCAAGGATATACTTACTTTGATGATGCCTTTTTTGATCAATCCAACAGTCCCAACATCAATTACTGCAGATCGGCCTGTTTCTGATTTGAGGGTCATTGGACCCATTTTTGGCCTTGTGATGCCATGCTGTGACAGGTCTCCAAATATTAAATACGCTGCCATCACAAGGAGTTTATCCACTAGATTCAATGGAAGACGGTGAGCAAGTGTCATCCCCAAACGAATTAATTCCTTTGTCATTACATGAATCTGCAACCACAAAACATGTCACACCTCTTTTGAAGTATGCATTATAAAAATAGAGTTTCTTCTTTCAAGAAATAAATTTTTGTCATGTGGTTCCTCTAGTCTTTCAGTTGTTTGTGTGTGATATAAAACAGTCCATCTCTTTTTCTATGTGAAATACTTCCTATTAGTAATAACACTAAAAATTGCATCTATTCTATTAATAACTATACTAAGAGTTTGCGTTCATGCATCCAATGAAAATATATAGTGCATGTACGTACCGGGCTTCGTATAACAATCGATGTGTTGGCACCATGGGTCGCAAGGTCATAAGCAATTTCCATCCCGGAGTTGCCAGATCCAATGACCAATACATTCTTGCCAGAGTAGCTCTTGCCTGACTTGTAGCTTGAGGAGTGGATAACATCACCTGGAAAGTTTTCCAGTCCAGGGAACATTGGAATATTCTCTGCACTATTCTCACCACTTGCCACAACAAGAAACTTCGTCGTGAACTTGACTGTGGTGCACTTTGACATGTCCTTTGCCACAATGGACCAACatttttcatcattgtcatatgtgGATGACTCCACGCTGGTGAGATACTTTGGTTGAATGTTGAAACGCTCAACATAGTCATCCAAGTACTTCACAAACAAGGTTTTTGGTATGTACGTTGGTGCATCTACAGGGTATGACATGTGTGGCAACTCACAGAACTCCTTTGCGAGATGCAGCTTGAGGCGATCATACGCGCGGTTGCGCCAGAGTGACGCGCTACAGCTCTCGCGCTCGACGATGGCATAAGGAATTGAGAATTGGCTAAGGCATGCTGCCGTTGCGAGGCCTGCTGGCCCAGCACCAACAATCAACACTGTAACACTCTCCATTTCAAAGAGAAGACTTGACAAAGCTGTGGGATAAGTTCGGTGGTAGTACAGTGTTTGTGTGTTTGCTCGATGAACTTTGGATGACATGCTCGTGTATGGGGGCATATATATACTGGTATCCTTCATGGGCCAATCTGTTTTATGGATTGAGGGATGAAAAAGGTAAATATTTATTGAGGCCTAATCCTAGTGTGTAGGAGTATTTCCATCTAAAAATGGAGCCGTTGTTGGTTGTCAAGGCGTGTACTGATACAAAATAGGTAGGAAACACACCGTTCAtcgattgttggtattggaaacttATCGACCATCTTTTTCATGTGTAGATTAAAGATTCTTCATGTTTCTTTCCTTTTGCATCGTCACCAATGACAATTACTACTCTAATAATATTCAAGTGTTTCTTCCTCTTTGTATACGATATAGGATATTATAAGGATAAGTCTGATTTCCAAACACACATTTATAGGCAAAGTCAAATATAATGTGGATGACAAAAGGAAACAATCAT
This window harbors:
- the LOC119352401 gene encoding probable indole-3-pyruvate monooxygenase YUCCA10; the encoded protein is MSSKVHRANTQTLDYHRTYPTTLSSLLFEMEGVTVLIVGAGPAGLARAACLSQFSIPYAIVERESCSVSLWRNRAYDRLKLHLAKEFCELPHMSYPVDAPTYIPKTLFVKYMDDYVERFNIQPKYLTSVESSTYDNDEKCWSIVAKDMSKCTTVKFTAKFLVVASGENSAENIPMFPGLENFPGDVIHSSSYKSGKSYSGKNVLVIGSGNSGMEIAYDLATHGANTSIVIRSPIHVMTKELIRLGMTLAHRLPLNLVDKLLVMAAYLIFGDLSQHGITRPKMGPMTLKSETGRSAVIDVGTVGLIKKGIIKVQGSISKIKGNIIKFQCSKRMPFDAIVFATGYKSTANMWLKNGESILNGNGLPIQKYPNHWKGGNGLYCAGLARRGLAGIATDAKNIANDIKSVMDSMSS
- the LOC119352402 gene encoding probable indole-3-pyruvate monooxygenase YUCCA10, whose translation is MSSKVHRANTQTLYYHRTYPTALSSLLFEMESVTVLIVGAGPAGLATAACLSQFSIPYAIVERESCSASLWRNRAYDRLKLHLAKEFCELPHMSYPVDAPTYIPKTLFVKYLDDYVERFNIQPKYLTSVESSTYDNDEKCWSIVAKDMSKCTTVKFTTKFLVVASGENSAENIPMFPGLENFPGDVIHSSSYKSGKSYSGKNVLVIGSGNSGMEIAYDLATHGANTSIVIRSPIHVMTKELIRLGMTLAHRLPLNLVDKLLVMAAYLIFGDLSQHGITRPKMGPMTLKSETGRSAVIDVGTVGLIKKGIIKVQGSISKIKGNIIKFQCSKRMSFDAIVFATGYKSTANMWLKNGESMLNGNGLPIQKYPNHWKGGNGLYCAGLARRGLAGIATDAKNIANDIKSVMDSMSS